The proteins below come from a single Azospirillum thiophilum genomic window:
- the aspS gene encoding aspartate--tRNA ligase: protein MHPYRTHTCGQLREENAGETVRLSGWMNRKRDHGQLLFIDLRDHYGLTQCVVDTSNPAFEVANRLKLESVVTVTGKVVKRTAETINDRLPTGRIELQIAELTVEGEAEQIPLQVNQDTDAGEDVRLRYRFLDLRRERIHENIMLRSRVIASARRRMIDQGFTEFQTPILTASSPEGARDYLVPSRNHPGKFYALPQAPQQFKQLLMVAGFDRYFQIAPCFRDEDARADRSPGEFYQLDFEMSFVTQEDVFAAIEPVLHGIFDEFGGFRRDSKPAIDQLPFRRISFAESMLKYGNDKPDLRNPLVITDVTEVFKRDDVEFRAFKQTLEKGGVVRAIRAPKVSDRPRSFFDKLNDWARGLGAPGLGYIVMEAGGGKGPIAKFVPEAAQAQLRELAGMEDGDAIFFVCDQPGPAAKLAGFARTRIGEELDLIEKNAFRFCWIVDFPMYEMDEETNKVIFSHNPFSMPQGGLKALETMNPLDIKAYQYDIVCNGVELSSGAIRNHLPEVMYKAFEIAGYPPEELEARFGGMLSAFKLGAPPHGGSAPGIDRIVMLLADEPNIREVIAFPLNQRAEDLLMQAPAPVDTARLRELHLKLDLPKPKVAAPAAPQA, encoded by the coding sequence ATGCACCCCTACCGCACGCACACCTGCGGCCAGCTTCGTGAAGAGAATGCCGGTGAGACCGTCCGCCTGTCGGGCTGGATGAACCGGAAGCGCGACCATGGACAGCTGCTGTTCATCGACCTGCGCGACCATTACGGCCTGACGCAGTGCGTGGTCGATACCTCCAATCCGGCCTTCGAGGTCGCGAACCGGCTGAAGCTCGAATCGGTCGTCACCGTCACCGGCAAGGTGGTCAAGCGCACCGCCGAGACCATCAACGACAGGCTGCCCACCGGCCGCATCGAACTACAGATCGCCGAGTTGACGGTCGAGGGCGAGGCGGAGCAGATCCCGCTGCAGGTCAACCAGGACACCGACGCCGGCGAGGATGTGCGCCTGCGCTACCGCTTCCTCGACCTGCGCCGCGAGCGCATCCACGAGAACATCATGCTGCGCTCGCGCGTGATCGCCTCGGCGCGCCGCCGCATGATCGACCAGGGCTTCACCGAGTTCCAGACGCCGATCCTCACCGCCTCCTCGCCGGAAGGTGCCCGCGACTATCTGGTGCCGAGCCGCAACCATCCCGGCAAGTTCTACGCGCTGCCGCAGGCGCCGCAGCAGTTCAAGCAGCTGCTGATGGTGGCCGGCTTCGACCGCTACTTCCAGATCGCCCCCTGCTTCCGCGACGAGGATGCGCGTGCCGACCGCAGCCCGGGCGAGTTCTACCAGCTCGACTTCGAGATGTCGTTCGTCACCCAGGAAGACGTCTTCGCCGCGATCGAGCCGGTGCTGCACGGCATCTTCGACGAGTTCGGCGGCTTCCGCCGCGACTCGAAGCCGGCGATCGACCAACTGCCGTTCCGCCGCATCTCCTTCGCCGAATCGATGCTGAAGTACGGCAACGACAAGCCGGACCTGCGCAACCCGCTCGTCATCACAGACGTGACCGAGGTGTTCAAGCGCGACGACGTCGAGTTCCGCGCCTTCAAGCAGACGCTGGAGAAGGGCGGCGTCGTCCGCGCCATCCGCGCCCCGAAGGTCTCCGACCGTCCGCGCAGCTTCTTCGACAAGCTGAACGACTGGGCGCGCGGACTAGGCGCTCCCGGCCTCGGCTACATCGTTATGGAAGCGGGCGGCGGCAAGGGGCCGATCGCCAAGTTCGTGCCGGAGGCGGCGCAAGCCCAACTGCGCGAGCTGGCCGGCATGGAAGACGGCGATGCGATCTTCTTCGTCTGCGACCAGCCCGGCCCGGCGGCCAAGCTGGCCGGCTTCGCCCGCACCCGCATCGGCGAGGAACTGGACCTGATCGAGAAGAACGCCTTCCGCTTCTGCTGGATCGTCGACTTCCCGATGTACGAAATGGATGAAGAGACCAACAAGGTCATCTTCAGCCACAACCCGTTCTCCATGCCCCAGGGCGGCCTGAAGGCTTTGGAGACGATGAACCCGCTCGACATCAAGGCCTACCAGTACGACATCGTCTGCAATGGCGTGGAGCTGTCGTCCGGCGCCATCCGCAACCATCTGCCGGAAGTGATGTACAAGGCCTTCGAGATCGCCGGCTACCCGCCGGAGGAGCTGGAAGCCCGATTCGGCGGCATGCTGAGCGCGTTCAAGCTGGGCGCCCCGCCGCATGGCGGCTCGGCTCCCGGCATCGACCGCATCGTCATGCTGCTGGCCGACGAGCCGAACATCCGCGAGGTGATCGCCTTCCCGCTGAACCAGCGGGCCGAGGATCTGCTGATGCAGGCTCCGGCGCCGGTCGATACGGCACGCCTGCGCGAGCTGCACTTGAAGCTCGACCTTCCCAAGCCGAAGGTCGCCGCGCCGGCGGCGCCCCAGGCCTAA